One Solidesulfovibrio fructosivorans JJ] genomic region harbors:
- a CDS encoding flagellar hook protein FlgE — protein sequence MSAIWTGVSGLLSYSTGIANTGNNLANTGTTGYKSSRLLFADMISEMAGGTSDGSQIGTGVQVGSVSMTTSTGSPISASQSMDMAINGERGYFVVKKPGTDKTYYTRDGAFNFDVNGYLTTETGLNVQGWAVDQTAVTAAKRTGTVLSQVPTTGTLTDIQIKDYTSAAQATSAVTMITNLDGQTEPGTLDATDPYFSMFKRYNADNSPPISNTAYSAPIKVYDSEGGTHTLTTYYSKVSDENGKEYWEYMVTMPPEDDGSSTTSGTSKAGVLMIGTLTFSAQGELENETAFTPSGSDPTDLASWTQASLDGSGNPKLNATFRSASNSSNILSSQPIVYKDGLSSSNASWSASAPATAADIGTLTSANAGFNSANTKNAATCTSNYSTSSYTASSTQDGYASGTLLSTSVDENGVISGTFSNGQTIELFVVGLADFVNPTDLYREGNNLLSATKESGDASLGRANSGVFDSVSGYTLESSNVDMATEMVNLITLQRAFQSNSKVVTTADEMMQKALEIKR from the coding sequence CGTGTCGGGCCTTTTGAGCTACAGCACGGGCATCGCCAACACGGGCAACAACCTCGCCAATACCGGGACCACGGGATACAAGTCCTCACGGCTTCTCTTCGCCGACATGATCAGCGAGATGGCCGGCGGGACCTCCGACGGCAGCCAGATCGGCACCGGCGTGCAGGTCGGCAGCGTCTCCATGACCACATCGACTGGCAGCCCCATCAGCGCCAGCCAGTCCATGGACATGGCCATCAACGGGGAGCGCGGCTATTTCGTGGTCAAGAAGCCCGGCACCGATAAGACCTATTATACCCGGGACGGCGCTTTCAACTTCGATGTCAACGGCTACCTGACGACCGAAACGGGGTTGAACGTCCAGGGCTGGGCCGTGGATCAGACCGCGGTCACCGCGGCCAAGCGCACAGGCACCGTCTTGTCCCAGGTCCCGACCACCGGAACTCTGACCGACATCCAGATCAAGGATTACACTTCGGCGGCCCAGGCCACGAGCGCCGTCACCATGATCACCAACCTCGACGGCCAGACCGAACCCGGGACCCTCGACGCCACCGATCCCTATTTCAGCATGTTCAAAAGGTACAACGCCGACAACAGCCCGCCCATCTCCAACACCGCCTACTCGGCCCCCATCAAGGTTTACGATTCCGAGGGCGGCACCCACACTCTCACGACCTACTACTCCAAGGTGTCGGATGAAAACGGCAAGGAATATTGGGAATACATGGTGACGATGCCGCCGGAGGACGACGGCAGCTCCACCACCAGCGGCACGAGCAAGGCCGGCGTTCTCATGATCGGCACCCTTACCTTCTCCGCCCAGGGCGAGTTGGAGAATGAAACCGCCTTCACCCCGTCCGGGAGCGATCCCACCGATCTGGCCTCCTGGACCCAGGCCAGCCTCGACGGTTCAGGAAACCCGAAACTGAACGCCACGTTCCGTTCGGCCTCCAACTCTTCCAACATCTTGTCCAGCCAACCCATTGTTTACAAAGACGGCCTGTCGTCCTCCAATGCCAGCTGGAGCGCCAGCGCCCCCGCCACCGCCGCCGACATCGGCACCCTGACCAGCGCCAACGCAGGCTTCAACAGCGCCAATACCAAAAACGCCGCCACCTGCACCTCCAACTACTCCACCTCTTCTTATACCGCTTCCTCCACACAGGACGGTTATGCCTCGGGCACGCTCCTCAGCACCAGCGTGGATGAAAACGGCGTGATCTCGGGGACATTTTCCAACGGGCAGACCATCGAGCTGTTCGTCGTGGGCCTGGCGGACTTCGTCAACCCCACCGATCTGTACCGGGAAGGCAACAACCTGCTCTCCGCCACCAAGGAATCGGGTGACGCGAGCCTCGGACGGGCCAATTCCGGCGTGTTCGACAGCGTTTCGGGCTACACCCTCGAATCGTCCAACGTCGACATGGCCACGGAAATGGTC